The following proteins are encoded in a genomic region of Tenebrio molitor chromosome 7, icTenMoli1.1, whole genome shotgun sequence:
- the LOC138135678 gene encoding solute carrier family 22 member 1-like yields MTIIDNSLDSILAQVGDFGKYQIFIFSFVCLGVVFHSALHVAYVFTAMNLDYRCEIPECDVAYPRFDPPWLHNAVPFSEDIPSKCTRFVPNNTISASSNCTKAHFTPYTEQCDSFVYKTSEDSILREYDLQCDDNLWKLTLVGTINNVGQFFGLLISGIISDRFGRKVVFILGMSICGLFGLIRSFAPSYEWFLVFEFLDAAFGSGSYICGFVMGVELVGPKRRVLTGTLISCCYAIGEVFAAGSAWIVQAWKPTIYILYTPPILLLSYFWIIPESVRWNLSKGRIDQAKNTLRRLAEVNGKTISETSLDNLAMADNESKDSFFQVFKSTTLFLRLINCFFCWITCTFLFYGLTLNSVALAGNTYLDFILTSLVEIPASFVCNYVVDKFGRKWSLSCSFFLTGLSCLVFLFLPIDSEGGRLAVYLIGKFGATAAFSVTYIITSELFPTRLRHSMMGACSTFGRIGSMVAPQTPLLAQIWNPLPITMFTAMAIIAGLLTLLFPETLGIKLPDTIEEAVSIGKDKNKEEQ; encoded by the exons ATGACGATCATAGACAATTCTTTGGATTCAATTTTGGCCCAGGTGGGCGACTTTGGGAAATACCAGATTTTCATATTTAGTTTTGTCTGTCTCGGTGTAGTTTTTCATTCAGCATTACATGTGGCTTATGTTTTCACAGCTATGAATTTGGATTACCG GTGCGAAATACCCGAATGCGATGTTGCTTACCCCCGGTTTGATCCTCCATGGTTACATAACGCAGTACCTTTCTCTGAAGATATACCTTCGAAATGCACAAGGTTTGTGCCCAACAATACCATCAGCGCTTCCAGTAATTGCACTAAAGCACATTTTACCCCGTACACGGAACAGTGTGATTCGTTTGTATACAAGACAAGTGAAGATAGTATTTTAAGGGAG TACGATCTTCAATGTGACGATAATTTGTGGAAGCTAACCTTGGTCGGTACTATTAACAATGTGGGACAGTTCTTTGGATTGTTGATTTCAGGAATTATATCTGACAG gtttggtcgaaaagttgtttttattttggggATGTCTATTTGCGGACTGTTCGGATTAATTCGTTCGTTTGCTCCTTCCTACGAGTggtttttagtttttgaatttttggatGCCGCTTTCGGATCTGGCAGCTATATTTGTGGATTTGTCATGG GCGTCGAATTGGTTGGCCCAAAAAGGAGAGTTCTAACTGGTACCTTAATTAGCTGTTGCTACGCCATAGGCGAAGTATTTGCAGCAGGTTCCGCCTGGATAGTCCAAGCTTGGAA gccaaccatttatattttatacacTCCTCCTATTCTTCTGCTTTCCTATTTCTGGATAATCCCAGAATCGGTGAGGTGGAATTTAAGTAAAGGAAGAATAGATCAAGCAAAGAACACTCTCAGACGACTTGCAGAGgtaaatgggaaaactatatCAGAAACTTCATTAGATAATCTAGCGATGGCTGACAATGAATCTAAAGATTCATTCTTCCAAGTGTTCAAATCTACGACTTTGTTTCTACGACTAATCAACTGCTTTTTCTGCTGGATCACTTGTACATTCCTCTTTTATGGTTTAACACTAAATTCGGTAGCTTTAGCCGGAAATACCTACCTAGACTTTATATTAACATCACTGGTAGAAATTCCAGCTTCTTTTGTCTGCAATTACGTTGTCGATAAATTTGGAAGAAAATGGTCCTTAAGTTGTTCGTTCTTTTTGACAGGATTATCCtgtttagtgtttttattcCTCCCTATCG ATTCTGAAGGTGGTAGGCTTGCAGTATATTTGATAGGGAAATTCGGTGCTACAGCAGCATTTTCTGTGACGTATATCATAACTAGCGAATTATTTCCGACACGTTTACGTCACTCTATGATGGGAGCATGTTCAACTTTTGGAAGAATAGGGTCTATGGTGGCGCCCCAAACACCTTTGCTG GCCCAAATTTGGAACCCTCTACCAATCACGATGTTCACAGCAATGGCAATCATTGCGGGACTTTTGACTCTACTATTCCCAGAGACGTTAGGAATAAAACTACCTGACACTATTGAGGAAGCTGTTAGTATAggaaaagataaaaataaagaggAGCAATAA